One Armatimonadota bacterium genomic window carries:
- a CDS encoding type II toxin-antitoxin system HicA family toxin produces MKVRDVLRRLNEDGWVLVRTTGSHRHFRRPNRSGIVTVSGHPSDELAPGTLRSIYRQAGWEK; encoded by the coding sequence TTGAAGGTCCGCGATGTGCTGAGGCGACTGAACGAAGATGGCTGGGTGCTCGTCAGGACAACGGGCAGCCACCGCCACTTCAGGCGGCCGAACAGATCGGGGATCGTCACTGTGTCGGGACATCCATCCGACGAGCTTGCGCCGGGAACGCTTCGCAGCATTTACCGCCAGGCGGGCTGGGAGAAATAG
- the uvrB gene encoding excinuclease ABC subunit UvrB — protein MEDRFQIVSDYRPEGDQPKAIAGLVQGVERGDRMQTLVGVTGSGKTFTMANVIQEVQRPTLVIAHNKTLAAQLCSEFREFFPHNAVEYFVSYYDYYQPEAYIPQTDTYIEKDSSINDEIDRLRHAATQAVLERRDVIIVASVSCIYGLGSPDEYMRQILPLRAGQSYHRDPILHQLVEMQFSRNDIALTRGTFRVKGDTLEVHPTDEEVITRLEFFGDELERIRIMDPLTGEVLREQERVTFFPASHFVSSKQTIDRALKQIEQELEEQLAYFNSVNKLLEAQRLEQRTKYDMEMIREVGFCSGIENYSRHMDGREPGTPPNTLLTYFPDDFLCFIDESHVTIPQLNGMYHGDMSRKTTLVDFGFRLPSAKDNRPLRFEEFQERINQVVFVSATPGPFEKANSEQTVEQIIRPTGLLDPEVEIRPTRGQIDDLLGEVRRRAEKGERSLITTLTKRMAEDLTEYLVNLGVRVQYIHSDVQTLERSEILRDLRLGEYDCIVGINLLREGLDLPEVTLVAILDADKEGFLRSETSMIQTMGRAARNVGGRVIMYADRVTDSMKRAMDETLRRRAIQEAYNIEHGIEPATIIKGIRDLLMSDEAGRVSESKAQYSPSLETGVFDQAELPSAIERLKEQMKKASKELRFEDAAAMRDRIKQLEALRDDTLPEADMSAELWGRNKRQRPEGEPQKPDMLTKHKSGGRRKR, from the coding sequence ATGGAAGACCGATTTCAGATAGTGTCCGATTACCGGCCGGAAGGGGACCAGCCGAAGGCCATCGCCGGTCTCGTGCAGGGCGTCGAACGTGGCGACCGCATGCAGACGCTCGTCGGCGTCACCGGCTCCGGCAAGACGTTCACCATGGCGAACGTCATCCAGGAGGTCCAGCGCCCCACGCTCGTTATAGCGCACAACAAGACGCTGGCCGCGCAGTTGTGCTCCGAGTTCCGCGAGTTCTTCCCGCATAACGCGGTCGAGTACTTCGTCTCCTATTACGATTACTACCAGCCCGAAGCCTACATCCCGCAGACCGACACCTATATAGAGAAAGACTCGTCCATCAACGACGAGATCGATCGCCTGCGCCATGCGGCCACCCAGGCCGTGCTGGAGCGGCGGGACGTGATCATCGTTGCCTCGGTTTCGTGCATCTACGGCCTCGGATCGCCGGATGAGTACATGCGCCAGATCCTTCCGCTGCGCGCCGGGCAGTCCTATCACCGTGACCCCATCCTTCACCAACTGGTTGAAATGCAGTTCAGCCGCAACGACATCGCCCTCACGCGCGGCACGTTCCGCGTGAAGGGGGATACGCTGGAGGTTCACCCGACCGACGAGGAGGTCATCACCCGCCTGGAGTTCTTCGGCGACGAACTGGAACGCATCCGCATCATGGACCCCCTGACGGGAGAGGTCCTTCGAGAGCAGGAGCGCGTGACCTTCTTCCCCGCCAGCCACTTCGTCTCGAGCAAACAAACCATCGACCGGGCATTGAAACAGATCGAGCAGGAATTGGAGGAGCAGCTGGCGTACTTCAACAGCGTGAACAAACTGCTTGAAGCCCAACGCTTGGAGCAGCGCACGAAGTACGACATGGAGATGATCCGCGAAGTCGGGTTCTGCAGCGGCATCGAGAATTACAGCCGCCACATGGATGGCCGCGAGCCCGGAACGCCTCCGAACACGCTGCTGACCTATTTCCCGGACGATTTTCTGTGCTTCATCGACGAGAGCCACGTCACGATTCCGCAGCTCAACGGCATGTACCACGGCGATATGAGCCGGAAGACTACGCTCGTCGATTTCGGGTTCCGCCTGCCCAGCGCGAAGGATAACCGGCCGCTGCGCTTCGAGGAGTTTCAGGAGCGTATCAATCAGGTGGTGTTCGTGTCCGCTACGCCCGGCCCGTTCGAGAAAGCAAACTCCGAGCAGACCGTCGAGCAGATCATCCGTCCGACCGGCCTGCTGGACCCGGAGGTCGAGATCAGGCCTACCCGCGGCCAGATCGACGACCTGCTGGGAGAGGTCCGCCGCCGCGCCGAGAAGGGTGAGCGCTCACTCATCACCACGCTCACCAAGCGCATGGCGGAGGACCTGACGGAGTACCTGGTCAACCTGGGGGTGCGCGTGCAGTACATCCACAGCGACGTCCAGACTCTGGAACGCAGCGAGATTCTCCGCGATCTCCGACTCGGCGAATACGACTGCATCGTGGGCATCAATCTCCTCCGTGAAGGCCTCGACCTGCCGGAGGTCACGCTTGTCGCGATCCTGGACGCGGACAAGGAAGGTTTCCTCCGCTCCGAAACCTCGATGATCCAGACGATGGGGCGCGCCGCCAGAAACGTCGGCGGCCGGGTCATCATGTACGCCGACCGGGTGACGGACAGCATGAAGCGCGCGATGGACGAAACGCTCCGCCGCCGCGCCATCCAGGAGGCGTACAACATCGAGCACGGCATAGAGCCCGCGACGATCATCAAGGGCATCCGCGACCTGCTGATGAGCGACGAGGCCGGCCGCGTATCGGAGAGCAAGGCGCAGTATAGCCCCTCGCTGGAGACGGGCGTGTTCGACCAGGCGGAACTGCCCTCGGCCATCGAGCGCCTCAAGGAGCAGATGAAGAAGGCCAGCAAGGAGCTGCGTTTCGAGGACGCCGCCGCGATGCGCGACCGCATCAAGCAACTGGAGGCCTTGCGCGACGACACCCTTCCGGAAGCGGATATGAGCGCCGAACTCTGGGGCCGCAACAAGCGCCAGCGCCCGGAGGGCGAGCCCCAGAAGCCGGACATGCTAACCAAGCACAAATCCGGCGGGCGCCGGAAGAGGTAG
- a CDS encoding type II toxin-antitoxin system HicB family antitoxin, giving the protein MRQVVMYPGEDGWWVVECPSLPGCVSQGRTKEEAAANIREAIDLYIDVLRERNEAVPEETFGALVMAV; this is encoded by the coding sequence TTGAGACAAGTGGTAATGTACCCCGGGGAAGACGGATGGTGGGTTGTGGAATGTCCCAGCCTGCCGGGCTGTGTCAGCCAGGGTCGCACCAAAGAGGAAGCGGCCGCAAATATCCGGGAGGCGATAGACCTTTACATCGATGTCCTGAGGGAACGCAACGAAGCCGTTCCGGAGGAGACGTTCGGCGCCTTAGTGATGGCTGTATGA
- a CDS encoding addiction module protein — protein MSSTAKSILESALALAPTERAEIAEGLLSSLDRPDPSIDALWAEEAERRIAAYDAGEVPAIPADQVFAEAERL, from the coding sequence ATGTCATCGACGGCAAAGAGCATTTTGGAAAGCGCGCTTGCGCTGGCGCCGACTGAACGCGCGGAAATCGCGGAAGGGCTGCTATCGAGCTTGGACCGACCGGACCCGAGCATCGATGCCCTTTGGGCTGAAGAAGCAGAGAGACGCATAGCAGCGTATGATGCGGGTGAGGTGCCTGCAATCCCCGCCGACCAGGTATTCGCAGAGGCAGAGCGACTGTGA
- a CDS encoding type II toxin-antitoxin system HicA family toxin: MSGLPRISGRECVRALEHIGFKVVRRKGSHIVLVRESPAAQIVEPDHRELDSGTLRAIIRHSGLGVDEFKALMG; encoded by the coding sequence ATGAGCGGCCTGCCCCGTATTTCCGGCCGTGAGTGCGTTCGCGCGCTTGAGCATATCGGATTCAAGGTCGTGCGCCGCAAAGGTTCGCACATCGTCCTCGTTCGTGAGTCGCCGGCGGCTCAGATCGTCGAACCGGATCACCGCGAACTGGATTCTGGGACACTGCGGGCCATCATCCGGCACTCCGGTCTCGGCGTGGACGAGTTCAAGGCGCTGATGGGTTGA
- a CDS encoding type II toxin-antitoxin system HicB family antitoxin — MTREYLVVYESAAQNISAYVPDLPGCVSTGATMDEAKRNIREAIEGHISVMRECGEPIPEPTSRAEAMLVSA; from the coding sequence GTGACCAGGGAATATTTGGTTGTTTACGAATCCGCCGCACAGAACATCTCGGCATACGTCCCGGACCTCCCGGGTTGCGTCTCGACGGGCGCGACGATGGATGAGGCCAAGCGCAACATACGGGAGGCTATCGAAGGACACATCTCGGTGATGCGCGAATGCGGCGAGCCCATACCGGAGCCGACCTCACGGGCCGAGGCCATGCTCGTCTCGGCCTGA
- the rpsL gene encoding 30S ribosomal protein S12, whose product MPTINQLVRKGRKKVEKRTTTPAFHVEFNSVKRKASPTPGAPQKRGVCLVVRTVSPKKPNSALRKICRVRLSNGQEVTAYIPGVGHNLQEHSVVLIRGGRVKDLPGVRYHVVRGTLDTSGTKDRRKSRSKYGTKKPKS is encoded by the coding sequence ATGCCGACCATTAACCAGTTGGTTCGTAAGGGACGCAAGAAGGTGGAGAAGAGAACCACCACGCCTGCGTTCCACGTGGAGTTCAACTCCGTGAAGCGCAAGGCCAGCCCCACGCCCGGCGCCCCGCAGAAGCGTGGCGTTTGCCTGGTGGTTCGCACTGTGTCGCCTAAGAAGCCGAACTCCGCACTGCGGAAGATCTGCCGCGTACGCTTGAGCAACGGCCAGGAAGTGACCGCCTACATCCCGGGCGTTGGGCACAACCTGCAGGAGCACAGCGTCGTGCTGATCCGCGGGGGCCGCGTCAAGGACCTGCCTGGCGTGCGTTACCACGTCGTCCGCGGCACGCTCGATACGTCCGGCACCAAAGATCGCCGCAAGAGCCGCAGTAAGTACGGCACGAAGAAGCCCAAGTCTTAA
- a CDS encoding Trm112 family protein, producing the protein MSIDPKLLELLRCPACAERPELREEGDELVCTVCARRYPVVNGIPRLVVEQPEE; encoded by the coding sequence ATGTCTATCGATCCGAAACTGCTGGAATTGCTCCGCTGCCCCGCCTGCGCGGAGCGGCCCGAACTTCGCGAGGAAGGCGACGAACTCGTCTGCACCGTCTGCGCGCGCCGGTATCCGGTCGTGAACGGCATCCCGCGCCTCGTTGTGGAGCAACCCGAGGAGTAG